GATATAATTTAAGGAGTCATACTCATGGATAAGACAATCAAGGATAAATTAGCGCAAATTATCGAAAATATGCCTTCAGATTGGCTACGCTTAACAACACATAGACTCGATATTTACAATGAGTCACTAGCAAAGGTTGAGTTTCTTCAAAAGCTTGAAGAGATTACAAACTTTGAAAATCAAGAGTTAGAAAGATTACCAACAGCTTACGACTATATTCGCTTAGGCCATCCTCTTTCATGTATTCTCGAATGGGCCATCGCCAAGGCATCGAATTTAAATCCAGAAAGTGTTATTTCATTCTCTTCTCAAAGCATGCCAATCCTTGCAGTACTGAGAGCAAATAAATTTTTAGGAAAGAAAACCCAAATCGTAAGTGAAAAGCCTATTTCAGAACTTTTCAGTAGTGTTTATCAATATGACTTTATTCAAACACAAGAACTTGAAAAAGACTTTGATGGTACTACTATAGTGATCAATGGTAGTGAAAAGGCCGATATAAATGTAACGCTTTTTGATAACCTCGGAAGTGTCATTTCAGTAAATGATAATAATATTGATTATATTAAAGAGATTCAACATGTAAGACGTCGAGAATCAATTGCTATGACTCCGCAAAATTGCCTAACAGCAATCAAAGGTATTTTAGGTGAAGCTGGCCGCGGCATAACAAAAACAGACACGTCAGATCTTACAAAAACAATACAAGAAATTACAAGTTCAAATACACAAGTGGCCTTTAGTAATTGTGGCCTATCAGCTCAATATGCCATCATGATGGGACAAGTCCACTTTGCTAATAATAAACACCCTGGAAAAGACATCAAGTTTATCGTTCCTCCAAATTGTTACGGAGGTACCAATGATCAAGCAAGACGTGTTGCTGCTTGTATCGACAATGTTGAAATCATTGATCTTCCTGTAGATAGTGGAAAAGATATGGTTACTGAGCTTGAGAGAATTTTAACAGATGTAGCACACGCTGATGCTGTCCCTTTTATTATTGGGGAAATTCCCACAAACCCTCGAGTTGAAATACCTGATTTAATAAAACTTCGAGAAACTTTAAAGAAGCCAAGGTTCACTAATGATGGGGCCACTGCAGTTGGCGCTGTTTTTAATCTCGACCAAACATTTTGTCCAAATGTTAAATTCTTTGGTGATCACGGCTATCTAAATGATGTAAAAGTAATTTCATATGTTAGTGGATCAAAGTTTCCAAGTGGAGGTCTTTGTACTGCAGGATATGCTGTTGCAAGTGACAGTGCTGCAGAGTATATGAGTTACGTTGAAAATCATCTACGATTATGTGACAACGAAGCAACTGATTTACAACTTCAAATTTTAACTCGTGAAATGCCTAGTATGAACGAAAGAATTGCAAAGGCATATGCCAACACTCGTGGCTTTGTAGACTATATTCAAGAGATACTACCAAAAGCAAAGATCAACTTTGTTTCACATGAATTAGCAGATGCAACTTTTACTCCCTCTGTCTTCTCTCTCGATCTACCAGCGCGCAACGAAGAGCATAAACGAGAACTAAATCACAAGTTAATCCGTATGATGATTGACGCTATTCCGGAAGAAAGCAAGCACTGTGTGAGTTATGGACAACTAAAAGGTTGTTACTGGACTGTTCCTGCCACATCAACTCAAGGAACAACTAAGGAAAGTGACAAAGACTATATTGTACGCGTATCTGTAGCAGCAGATTTTAATCTCGCAAAACACAAAGAAGTATTCAAAAGATTCGTTAAAGAGTCATACTAAGAGCGAGGCTAAGCCTCGCTTTCTCCATTACTCATTCTTTTTTTCTTCGCATACGCCAAGGCATGTGTTGCAATTGGCGTTGTAATTAATAAGAAAATAAAGAGTGTAAAGTTTGTAATTACAAAATTTAAGTCTGGAATAATTAAACTTGAACCAATCAGAACAAGAGCAGCACCAAAAGCAGACGCTTTACTAGCAGCTTGTAACTTCATATAAAAGTCTGGCATCTTAATAAATCCCACTACTGCAAGGAATACAAATATAGAGCCTAAAAAAATTAAAATTTCTCCTATAAGCTGTATCATTTATCCCCCTTACTCATTTCAGATAAGTAAAATGCAAAAACAAGTGCTGTCACAAATCCAACAATTGCTATTAACTGGGCAATATTTAAGAAGAAAGGATTTCTATTATTTGTATAAAGCATAAGAAAAAGACTAACACCGGTTACACCAATCAAGTCAAAAGCTAATACTTTAACAAGCACATCCCTTTCTTTTACAGCTTCAAAAACAAGCAATAAGCAGGTTAGAATGATAATACCAGTTGAGATCATCATTAGTATACTCATCGTAAAATCCTTAGAACTCGACTTTCAATTTGTTCTTTAAACTCTTTAATGGCATCTTCTTCATTTTCTAAAAACATCATGTGAATATATAAATATGAATTATCTGGAGCCAAATCAATAACCATTGTTCCCGGTGAGAATGTAATAAGATTTGATAGCAACGCTATTTCAAAATCAGTCTTAACCTCTAAAGGAAACTTTATTATCCCAGGTGAAGATAAGTCTTTAGGCGTAATGACGTCCTGAGCTACTCTTAATGCTCCTAAGGACAAGTCCCAAAGATAGAGTACAACGAATTGTAATATATACCATAACTTCATAAATACCCCGTTAATAACCTAGCCCTAGTTTTGCGACATCTCTTGCTAAGCGAAAAATTAGAAGAGGGTTAAAACTTATGACTAAAGTGAATAAACAAAGTAAAAAACAAGAAATATAAGATCGTATAATTGATGATCTTGAAAGAGTATCAATTGACTCTTGTTCTTCACCCCAGAAAACCCCGCTCCATATCTTGACCATACTATAGAGAGTAAAAAAGCTCCCTATGATCATTGGTAAAATTATCCATACGAGCCTACTTTCCACAGCGATCTTAAATAGTCCTAACTTTGCCCAGAAACCAGAAAATGGTGGGATTCCAATTAGACTCGCCGCTGGAATCATAAAGAGAATTGATATCAATGGAGATGCTTTAAAGAGTCCTCCTAGTTTTGATATTTTCTCTGATGCAGCAAAATTCTTTACCAATCCAGAAACAAAAAAGAGATTTGTCTTAACTATAATATGGTGAAAAATGTAAAAAAGAGCACAGGCCAATGCGAGATTCTTAATTGCAATATTAGGATGAATACTGAAACTCACACCTACACCTATAAAACCGACCTGGCTTATAATATGATAACTTAAAATTTCTCTTAATTTATTTTGAACAACTGCGCACCATACCCCAATCAAAAGAGTAAGAATTGATAAAATAAGAATGATCCAAAATAATTGTAAATCTGCAGGAAAGACCTGGCCAAAGATTCTCATCATTGCATATAGCCCAAGCTTAGTAAGCAGACCGGCCAACACGCCACTTAAACCAGGTGATAACTTCGGGTAACTCTCCGGTAACCAGAAAAATAGAGGAAAAAAAGCAGACTTAATAGCAAATGCTCCAAATAGGGAGATCGCAAGAGATCGTACTAATCCAGGATCATTAGTATATAAAAGTGATAGTCTTTCGTTTAGAACCTGAAAGTCTAAAGTTTTAGTAAACTTATAAATGAAAGCGATAGAAATAAGAAAGATCAGACCACTTAAGAAATTAAGAATAATATACTTAAAACCACTTTTAAGTCTCT
This sequence is a window from Halobacteriovorax vibrionivorans. Protein-coding genes within it:
- a CDS encoding monovalent cation/H+ antiporter complex subunit F, with the protein product MSILMMISTGIIILTCLLLVFEAVKERDVLVKVLAFDLIGVTGVSLFLMLYTNNRNPFFLNIAQLIAIVGFVTALVFAFYLSEMSKGDK
- a CDS encoding complex I subunit 5 family protein encodes the protein MIDNIFIILLMLPMISASLSLLFKRSDKLRTIFTNIFSLIYFALAGYFLFSFQESSTFVAGSWESGIGISLSYDLFSGVMIFVIGAIYFTGALYAYPGVTVERNKVYHFLYNTLFLGLTGAFLTRDLFNLFVWFEITLMSSYVLVVLDGNTKRLKSGFKYIILNFLSGLIFLISIAFIYKFTKTLDFQVLNERLSLLYTNDPGLVRSLAISLFGAFAIKSAFFPLFFWLPESYPKLSPGLSGVLAGLLTKLGLYAMMRIFGQVFPADLQLFWIILILSILTLLIGVWCAVVQNKLREILSYHIISQVGFIGVGVSFSIHPNIAIKNLALACALFYIFHHIIVKTNLFFVSGLVKNFAASEKISKLGGLFKASPLISILFMIPAASLIGIPPFSGFWAKLGLFKIAVESRLVWIILPMIIGSFFTLYSMVKIWSGVFWGEEQESIDTLSRSSIIRSYISCFLLCLFTLVISFNPLLIFRLARDVAKLGLGY
- a CDS encoding PLP-dependent aminotransferase family protein; amino-acid sequence: MDKTIKDKLAQIIENMPSDWLRLTTHRLDIYNESLAKVEFLQKLEEITNFENQELERLPTAYDYIRLGHPLSCILEWAIAKASNLNPESVISFSSQSMPILAVLRANKFLGKKTQIVSEKPISELFSSVYQYDFIQTQELEKDFDGTTIVINGSEKADINVTLFDNLGSVISVNDNNIDYIKEIQHVRRRESIAMTPQNCLTAIKGILGEAGRGITKTDTSDLTKTIQEITSSNTQVAFSNCGLSAQYAIMMGQVHFANNKHPGKDIKFIVPPNCYGGTNDQARRVAACIDNVEIIDLPVDSGKDMVTELERILTDVAHADAVPFIIGEIPTNPRVEIPDLIKLRETLKKPRFTNDGATAVGAVFNLDQTFCPNVKFFGDHGYLNDVKVISYVSGSKFPSGGLCTAGYAVASDSAAEYMSYVENHLRLCDNEATDLQLQILTREMPSMNERIAKAYANTRGFVDYIQEILPKAKINFVSHELADATFTPSVFSLDLPARNEEHKRELNHKLIRMMIDAIPEESKHCVSYGQLKGCYWTVPATSTQGTTKESDKDYIVRVSVAADFNLAKHKEVFKRFVKESY
- a CDS encoding Na+/H+ antiporter subunit E; translated protein: MKLWYILQFVVLYLWDLSLGALRVAQDVITPKDLSSPGIIKFPLEVKTDFEIALLSNLITFSPGTMVIDLAPDNSYLYIHMMFLENEEDAIKEFKEQIESRVLRILR
- the mnhG gene encoding monovalent cation/H(+) antiporter subunit G produces the protein MIQLIGEILIFLGSIFVFLAVVGFIKMPDFYMKLQAASKASAFGAALVLIGSSLIIPDLNFVITNFTLFIFLLITTPIATHALAYAKKKRMSNGESEA